The stretch of DNA GCCGCCGCTGTCCAGGGCCCGTTTGAAACTGGCCTTGTAGACCTGGCGACTGAGCAGCACATCCAGCCGGGTACTGACCCGGACCATGATGCGCGAACGAACCCATTCCAGGGAGCCGAGGGTGATCACCAGCAGGGTCATGATCAACGTCAGCATGGTCAGGGTGGTCAGGCTGCCGCTGGTCATCACCCGTCCATACACCTGAAGCATGTAGAAGGTCGGGACCAGCATCAGCGCATTGATGAAGAAACTGAAAAAGCCGACGAAAACAAAGCTGTCTCTACAGACCTTCAACGCATTTTTCAGACTGTTTTCTGGTGTGCTTTGCATTGAAACCTCTGCTCGAAAGGCCAGCCTTTGTGGAGCTTAGATCACGCCGGACAGCTGCGCGCAGCCATTGGCCGGATCGCCTCGGACAACCGGCATGCCCCCGGCAACGGCCCGGCGCGCGAGCACGCGCAAGAGCCTCGCGGCTTGGAGACCGGAGGGCTCTGGCACGGGCTATTGGCGCCATAGTGGGCGGCTGGAAGGTGGCTGCTGCAGGGGCGCCGCGGAATGCCGGGACAGGCTTTCCAGGCGCGCGACAGGTTCGCCGCACACCTGCTCCGCCCTGGAGAATCCGATTGTCGGTAGCGACAGCTGCAATGCGCGCAGCGCCTGGGTATCCCGATGAGTCTAGTTACTGGATTGGCCGGCCGGCCTTGCGATGACCAGCGGTGTGCTCGTAGCGGATATCGGGTAGGCGGGAGGGGGTGCTTTCGTGCGCAAGCGGCTGATTGCGATCATCCGCCTGTCACTCGCGGGTGTTGATATCGCGCTGCACCCGCTTGAGATGGTTTTCAACGTAGAAAGCCGCTGCCTCTTCGTCGCCGGAAACGATCGCTTCGTAAATCAAGCGATGCTCCGCCACGTAGAGCTGGATGCGATTGGCATCGTATATGCCATCGTCGCGCAAGCGGTTCCACAACGGCTGCGCCATGCTCGCGGCCACTTCATCGGCGATCTTCACGATCAGCGCATCCTCGGTCATGACCGCGAGCTGACGGTGAAAGAGGCGGTCGGATTCGCTCCACAATGCTTGCTGGCTTATGTCATTGACGTCCTTCACCCCGGCCATCTGAGCCAGATAGTGCTCAGCCCGGGCATCGCGCTTGCCGCGCCTGGCTGCCAGTCGCGCAATAGCGGGCTCAATCAGAAGCCGTACCTCAAGAACGCTGTTTGGACTGAAGTCAGCTTCTGACCTGGAGCCCCGCTGCATCAAGGGTTGCTCCATGACCCGCTCGGCAACGTAGGTGCCGGAGCCCAGGCGGGTCACCACCATCCCCTCATTCTGCAATGCACCTATCGCTTCACGAACAGCGGGCCGGCTCACCATGAAACGCTGTGCCAGGTCCCGCTCCGAAGGCAGGCGCGATCCGGGCAGGTAGGTGCCATTGATGATTCCCGCGCGAATTTCATCGGCAACTTGTTCGTAGATTTGCTTGGGGCGGAAATCGCTTTGCATATCGCTTTGGTTGTTTTTCAAGGTCACCTTACCAATTTTTCAGACTTACCTTACAAACCGCTCTAGATCGGGCGTATCACGACCAATTTCTTGGTTTTACCCAGCGAACAGGTCGATTTTCAAACCGAATCAGGACTTTCCGAGCCCATCCTTCGTTGCAACCTGTAAAAACCGAACGTAGGTTAGCCGACAACTGGATCGAAAAACAGACCGGTATTCACGCTATGCGGCGGTTCTATCCAGTGAAATAAACAGCCAAAGCTTAATGCGGTTTCCATAAAACCAATTCCCACAACATTGTTGTGTAGAAGGCGCCAATGAATAACAAAAACATGAAGCTGAGAGTGGTCGGTTCTACGTTCGGGATTTCACATTCCCAGCCAGGGGCGCATCGCCCATTCACTCATCAATGAGGGCAGAACATGTCGTTATTGAATGAATACGGAGCTGCGCTCCTTCTCGGTCTGGCACTCACCCTGCTGCTCTCCGTGACCAGCTGGCTCGCTGCCTTTCTGATCGCCCTGGCACTCACGCTGGTGCGCATGACAAAAGTGCGGGCTCTGGAACTTCTGGTGCTGGCTTTCATCGAGTACCAGCGCAATGTCCCGCCACTGGTGCATATCTTCCTTTGGTATTTCGGGGTCAGCAGCGTGCTTCCTGAAGCGCTCCAGGACTGGGTCAATGCCAACCATGGCGAGTTCATTTTCGCCGCGCTGGCCATTGCTCTCTACTACGGCGCCTACTTCGCCGAAGACATCCGCAGCGGCCTGCGCAGCATTGCGCAAGGTCAGCAAGAGGCCGCACGGGCGTTAGGCCTGAGCTACGCCGCAGCCATGCGCCGGGTCGTCCTGCCACAAGCTCTGCGCGTCGCCATTGCTCCGCTGGTCAGCGGCACCGTGATGCTGGTGAAAACCACCAGCCTGGCCATGGTGATCGGCGTCATGGAACTCACGTACGTGACGAAGGAGATCTCCAGCGCCACCTTCCGCATCTTCGAAACCTACGCAATCAGCACTGTGATGTACGTCGTGGTCGCGCTCGGCCTGCTGTTCCTTGGCCACTGGCTGGGCCAGTGCCTGCAGATCAAGGGGCGCTGATCATGCTCGATATCATCCACGAGTACTGGCTTCTGTTCCTGATCGGCGCTTATCCGAATGGCCCGCTGGGTGGCGTGGTTGCCACGCTGCTCCTGTCGATCACGGGTATCGGCCTGGCCCTGCCCCTGAGCGTGCTGCTCGCGCTGGCCCAGCTCAGCCAGTACAGGGCGCTGCGCTACCCGGCTTGCGTGGTGCGATACGTACTGCGCAGCATCCCGCTGGTCATGCTGATTTTTGCCACCTACTTCATCGTACCGATGCTGCTGGGGCGTCCTGTCGCC from Pseudomonas chlororaphis subsp. chlororaphis encodes:
- a CDS encoding amino acid ABC transporter permease gives rise to the protein MSLLNEYGAALLLGLALTLLLSVTSWLAAFLIALALTLVRMTKVRALELLVLAFIEYQRNVPPLVHIFLWYFGVSSVLPEALQDWVNANHGEFIFAALAIALYYGAYFAEDIRSGLRSIAQGQQEAARALGLSYAAAMRRVVLPQALRVAIAPLVSGTVMLVKTTSLAMVIGVMELTYVTKEISSATFRIFETYAISTVMYVVVALGLLFLGHWLGQCLQIKGR
- a CDS encoding FadR/GntR family transcriptional regulator, coding for MKNNQSDMQSDFRPKQIYEQVADEIRAGIINGTYLPGSRLPSERDLAQRFMVSRPAVREAIGALQNEGMVVTRLGSGTYVAERVMEQPLMQRGSRSEADFSPNSVLEVRLLIEPAIARLAARRGKRDARAEHYLAQMAGVKDVNDISQQALWSESDRLFHRQLAVMTEDALIVKIADEVAASMAQPLWNRLRDDGIYDANRIQLYVAEHRLIYEAIVSGDEEAAAFYVENHLKRVQRDINTRE